In one window of Janthinobacterium sp. 1_2014MBL_MicDiv DNA:
- the flgC gene encoding flagellar basal body rod protein FlgC has protein sequence MSFQDISKIAGSAMAAQTVRLNTIASNLANADSVAGSEGETYRARKPVFSAVMDGASGAGGRVQVLDVVQSDEPLRKVYEPGHPMANADGMVYYPNVNQVAEMTDMMSASRAFETNVEVLGRIKSMQQSLLKLGEA, from the coding sequence ATGAGCTTCCAGGATATTTCCAAGATCGCCGGTTCGGCGATGGCGGCGCAGACCGTGCGCCTGAACACCATCGCCAGCAACCTGGCCAATGCCGATTCCGTCGCCGGTTCCGAAGGCGAAACCTACCGCGCGCGCAAGCCCGTGTTTTCCGCCGTGATGGATGGCGCCAGCGGCGCGGGCGGCCGCGTGCAGGTGCTCGACGTGGTGCAGAGCGATGAACCGCTGCGCAAGGTCTACGAGCCGGGCCACCCGATGGCCAATGCCGACGGCATGGTGTACTACCCCAACGTCAATCAGGTGGCCGAGATGACCGACATGATGTCGGCCTCGCGCGCGTTTGAAACGAATGTCGAAGTTCTGGGCCGCATCAAGTCGATGCAGCAGTCGCTCCTCAAATTAGGTGAAGCATAA
- a CDS encoding glycoside hydrolase family 73 protein, with amino-acid sequence MRQADFSGIRATAATPSTAATNAVQSNMRATSGTASTGSFASVFQQVQGEVARFIEQGGGNATTLNPQGRAYLEQGQPVNVLGSINQGGEIGEVQQQFLASIKPWTEETGSRLGVAPEIVAAHAALESGWGQRPLRQGTGADTNNLFGIKASGKWQGDVASNVTTEYEAGSGTALKKTERFRSYPDQASAFRDYAQVLLDNPRYRAALNTGADAGAFAQGLARGGYATDPNYAAKLTQLATRLQRTAAAD; translated from the coding sequence ATGCGCCAGGCTGATTTTTCAGGCATCCGCGCCACGGCGGCGACGCCATCGACGGCGGCAACGAATGCCGTGCAGAGCAATATGCGCGCGACCAGCGGCACCGCGTCCACCGGCAGCTTTGCCAGCGTGTTCCAGCAGGTGCAGGGCGAAGTGGCCCGGTTCATCGAACAGGGCGGCGGCAACGCCACCACCCTGAACCCGCAGGGCCGCGCCTACCTGGAACAGGGCCAGCCCGTCAATGTGCTGGGCAGCATCAACCAGGGCGGCGAGATCGGCGAAGTACAACAGCAATTCCTCGCTTCGATCAAGCCATGGACGGAAGAAACGGGCTCGCGCCTGGGCGTGGCGCCGGAAATCGTCGCCGCCCACGCGGCGCTGGAATCGGGCTGGGGCCAGCGTCCGCTGCGCCAGGGCACGGGCGCCGACACGAATAATTTGTTCGGCATCAAGGCCAGCGGCAAATGGCAGGGCGACGTGGCCAGCAATGTCACGACCGAATACGAAGCGGGCAGCGGCACGGCCCTGAAGAAGACCGAGCGCTTCCGCAGCTATCCGGACCAGGCCAGCGCCTTCCGCGACTATGCGCAGGTGCTGCTCGACAATCCACGCTACCGCGCCGCCCTGAACACGGGCGCCGACGCGGGCGCCTTCGCGCAAGGCCTGGCGCGCGGCGGCTATGCCACCGATCCCAACTACGCCGCCAAGCTGACCCAGCTGGCGACGCGCCTGCAGCGCACGGCCGCCGCAGACTGA
- the flgK gene encoding flagellar hook-associated protein FlgK, whose protein sequence is MSIISNALSGSIAAQAALNAASQNIANLQTAGYTRQGVLLSSLGAGVGVRSAGNGVEVSALLRFADAYKSQQMWRAASDQGARSQTQPYLTQLERVMGDDASSISNGLDGFFAALNAAAVDPTSTPLRQQIITAADAMSQRFNSISTVMGNQLLSVHQQRAAIVPQANTALQNIAALNQRISTSTASGTNVSSLMDARDQLIDGLAAQMGIEVLDQPDGSRNVSLKSGQPLVIGGIAGSLSSTMTATGDQTLSLDFAKSTYTLDTVAIGGQMGGLGEFEQNTLKPLQQSLRDMASSVASKVNAQLALGQTMTGTTGGPLLVYANDKLSITAGFNAKDLALSLTGAAGDSGNLQKLIDIKNQSINVNWVGSVLISDADTQLVGKLGIYSQQNQALLKTANTVRAQAIDDWKSTSGVNKDEEAMNLVEFQNMYQANMKVISVANTLFDATLAMMG, encoded by the coding sequence ATGAGCATCATCAGCAATGCATTGTCAGGCAGTATCGCCGCCCAGGCCGCACTCAATGCGGCCAGCCAGAACATCGCCAACCTGCAAACGGCAGGCTATACCCGCCAGGGCGTGCTGCTGTCCTCGCTTGGCGCCGGCGTCGGCGTACGCTCGGCCGGCAATGGCGTGGAAGTGTCGGCCCTCCTGCGCTTTGCCGATGCCTACAAGAGCCAGCAAATGTGGCGCGCCGCGTCCGACCAGGGCGCCCGTTCGCAGACCCAGCCTTACCTGACGCAGCTCGAACGCGTGATGGGCGACGATGCATCGAGCATCAGCAACGGCCTCGACGGCTTTTTCGCCGCCCTCAACGCGGCTGCCGTCGACCCCACGTCGACGCCGCTGCGCCAGCAGATCATCACGGCGGCCGACGCCATGTCGCAGCGCTTCAACAGCATCAGCACCGTCATGGGCAACCAGTTGCTGTCGGTGCACCAGCAACGCGCCGCCATCGTGCCGCAGGCCAATACGGCGCTGCAGAATATCGCCGCGCTGAACCAGCGCATCAGCACCTCGACGGCCTCGGGCACGAACGTGTCGTCGCTGATGGATGCGCGCGACCAGCTGATCGACGGCCTGGCCGCGCAAATGGGCATCGAAGTGCTCGACCAGCCCGACGGTTCGCGCAATGTCTCGCTGAAATCGGGCCAGCCGCTGGTCATCGGCGGCATCGCCGGCTCCCTGAGCAGCACCATGACGGCGACGGGCGACCAGACCCTGAGCCTGGACTTCGCCAAGTCGACGTACACCCTCGACACCGTTGCCATCGGCGGCCAGATGGGCGGCCTCGGCGAATTCGAACAGAACACCCTGAAGCCGCTGCAGCAGTCGCTGCGCGACATGGCCAGCAGCGTGGCCAGCAAGGTCAACGCGCAGCTGGCCCTGGGCCAGACCATGACCGGCACGACCGGCGGTCCCCTGCTGGTGTACGCGAATGACAAGCTGAGCATCACCGCCGGCTTCAACGCCAAGGACCTGGCCCTGTCGCTGACGGGCGCTGCCGGCGACAGCGGCAACTTGCAGAAATTGATCGACATCAAGAATCAATCGATCAATGTCAACTGGGTGGGTTCGGTCCTGATCAGCGACGCCGACACGCAGCTGGTCGGCAAGCTGGGCATCTACAGCCAGCAGAACCAGGCCTTGCTGAAGACGGCCAATACGGTGCGCGCGCAAGCCATCGACGACTGGAAGTCCACCAGCGGCGTGAACAAGGACGAGGAAGCGATGAACCTGGTCGAATTCCAGAATATGTATCAAGCAAACATGAAGGTCATTTCCGTGGCGAATACCTTGTTTGACGCCACTTTGGCAATGATGGGTTAA
- the flgA gene encoding flagellar basal body P-ring formation chaperone FlgA has product MEQLAREQLAHQAATAGLLEPQFQVAVVKSTRPVPACAAPVALEAADSRSAQRMRFVAVCPGSNGWRYEMLVRGSVTAQVAVTSAPVTANTPLQAGDVVLARRDVTMVPDSISSLPGAVGLSSRRSLRAGEVLRQGQLASPMLIKRGSAVSIVARKEQVEVSMAGEAMDPGALGEVIRVRNATSGTVIRARVVDAGVVEPAEIPGR; this is encoded by the coding sequence GTGGAACAGTTGGCGCGTGAGCAATTGGCGCACCAGGCGGCCACGGCCGGGTTGCTGGAACCGCAATTCCAGGTGGCCGTCGTGAAAAGCACGCGCCCCGTGCCGGCGTGCGCGGCGCCCGTCGCGCTGGAAGCGGCCGACAGCCGCTCCGCGCAGCGCATGCGCTTCGTGGCAGTGTGTCCTGGAAGCAACGGTTGGCGTTATGAAATGCTCGTGCGTGGCAGCGTCACGGCCCAGGTGGCCGTCACCAGCGCGCCCGTGACGGCGAATACGCCGCTGCAGGCCGGCGACGTGGTGCTGGCGCGGCGCGACGTGACGATGGTGCCGGACAGTATTTCCTCCTTGCCCGGCGCCGTCGGCCTGTCGAGCCGGCGCAGCTTGCGCGCCGGCGAAGTGCTGCGCCAGGGACAGCTGGCGTCGCCCATGCTGATCAAGCGCGGCAGCGCGGTCAGCATCGTCGCGCGCAAGGAGCAGGTGGAAGTGAGCATGGCCGGCGAAGCCATGGATCCCGGTGCGCTGGGAGAGGTGATACGCGTGCGCAACGCCACCAGCGGCACGGTGATACGTGCCAGGGTGGTCGATGCGGGCGTGGTGGAACCGGCCGAGATTCCCGGCCGTTAA
- a CDS encoding flagellar basal body rod protein FlgF encodes MDALIYTAMSGADRALRAQQVHANNLANIETGGFRANLEVSTAQPLQNGYGYDDRHMTQTQSSAIATRTGTIKETGRELDVAVTGNGYLAVQWQNGEAYTRAGAMDLDETGALTINGRPVLGEGGPITIPEHTSLSIGGDGTISIQVPGTAQMQTVDKLKLVNAETGELTKNEAGLIVARSGEDLQADPTVRLRDRHLEGSNVSAVEEMVATMSLNRSFELQMKVFKASDSMTESGNRLLGA; translated from the coding sequence ATGGATGCGCTGATTTATACCGCCATGAGCGGGGCCGACCGGGCCCTGCGGGCACAGCAGGTACACGCCAACAACCTGGCCAACATCGAGACGGGCGGCTTCCGCGCCAACCTCGAGGTGTCGACCGCCCAACCGCTGCAAAACGGCTATGGCTACGACGACCGCCACATGACGCAGACGCAGTCGAGCGCCATCGCCACGCGCACCGGCACCATCAAGGAAACGGGGCGCGAGCTCGACGTGGCCGTCACGGGCAACGGTTACCTCGCGGTGCAATGGCAAAACGGCGAAGCCTACACGCGCGCCGGCGCCATGGACCTCGATGAAACGGGCGCGCTGACCATCAACGGCCGGCCCGTGCTGGGCGAAGGCGGCCCCATCACGATTCCCGAGCACACCAGCCTGTCGATCGGCGGCGATGGCACGATTTCCATCCAGGTACCGGGCACGGCGCAGATGCAGACCGTCGACAAGCTCAAGCTGGTCAACGCGGAAACGGGCGAGCTGACCAAGAACGAGGCGGGCCTGATCGTGGCGCGCAGCGGCGAAGACTTGCAAGCCGACCCGACGGTGCGCCTGCGCGACCGCCACCTGGAAGGCAGCAACGTCTCGGCCGTCGAGGAAATGGTCGCCACCATGAGCTTGAACCGCAGTTTCGAGTTGCAGATGAAAGTATTCAAGGCCAGCGACTCCATGACTGAGTCCGGCAACCGCCTGCTGGGCGCCTAA
- the flgH gene encoding flagellar basal body L-ring protein FlgH: MKASAALLLVLAAGCASRPAAPLAPSFSDTPLPVAPRSTARGGVAGGVFNPDAGLALTSDSRAFRVGDVVTVALQETTQASKKAGTSFNKGSSVGVAAAGLLGKTFPKTGIDLSADRNFAGDSTSTQQNALSGAITVIVQEVLPNGLLRVQGEKTLTLNQGEEFVRLRGYLRSADIDSNNQVSSLRIANAQIAYSGQGTLAEANKPGWLTRFFVGPWMPF, translated from the coding sequence ATGAAAGCTTCGGCGGCCCTGCTGCTGGTGCTGGCGGCCGGTTGCGCCAGCCGTCCGGCCGCGCCGCTGGCGCCCAGCTTTTCCGATACGCCGCTGCCGGTGGCGCCGCGCAGCACGGCGCGCGGCGGCGTCGCCGGCGGCGTCTTCAATCCCGATGCGGGCCTGGCCCTGACCTCGGACAGCCGCGCCTTCCGCGTCGGCGATGTCGTCACCGTGGCCCTGCAGGAAACCACGCAGGCAAGCAAGAAGGCCGGCACCTCGTTCAACAAGGGTTCGTCCGTCGGCGTCGCCGCCGCCGGCCTGCTGGGCAAGACTTTCCCGAAGACAGGCATCGACCTGTCCGCCGACCGCAACTTCGCCGGCGACTCGACCAGCACGCAGCAAAATGCGCTGTCCGGCGCCATCACCGTGATCGTGCAGGAAGTGCTGCCGAACGGTTTGCTGCGCGTGCAGGGCGAAAAAACCCTGACCCTGAACCAGGGCGAGGAATTCGTGCGCCTGCGCGGCTACCTGCGCTCGGCCGACATCGATTCGAACAACCAGGTGTCATCATTGCGCATCGCCAATGCGCAGATCGCCTATTCCGGCCAGGGCACCCTGGCCGAAGCCAACAAGCCAGGCTGGCTGACGCGTTTCTTCGTCGGCCCATGGATGCCGTTTTAA
- the flgG gene encoding flagellar basal-body rod protein FlgG, with amino-acid sequence MNPAMWISKTGVQAQDAKLQAIANNLANVNTVGFKRDRVVFEDLFYQVEQQPGTQRADNTLSPSGVQLGNGTHMVGTQKVFTTGSLQTTSREFDVAITGNGFLQVLRPNGEAAYTRAGQLSLNENGVMVNAQGLPLVPQITVPNNATAITIGENGMVTATVPGNVAGTELGQLNLSSFVNPTGLLALGENLFQETASSGTPTEGRPGEGALGKLKQYALEGSNVQVVEEMVDMIAAQRTYEMNTKVLSAADNMLQYLAQAAR; translated from the coding sequence ATGAATCCAGCAATGTGGATCAGCAAGACCGGCGTGCAGGCACAAGATGCAAAACTGCAAGCCATCGCGAATAACCTGGCCAACGTCAATACGGTCGGCTTCAAGCGCGACCGCGTCGTCTTCGAAGACCTGTTCTACCAGGTCGAGCAGCAGCCGGGCACGCAGCGCGCCGACAACACCCTGTCGCCATCGGGCGTGCAGCTGGGTAACGGCACGCACATGGTCGGCACGCAAAAGGTGTTTACCACCGGCAGCCTGCAAACGACGAGCCGCGAATTCGACGTCGCCATCACCGGCAACGGCTTTTTGCAAGTGCTGCGCCCGAACGGCGAAGCGGCCTACACGCGCGCCGGCCAGCTGAGCCTGAATGAAAATGGCGTGATGGTCAACGCCCAGGGCTTGCCGCTGGTGCCGCAGATCACCGTGCCCAACAATGCCACGGCCATCACCATCGGCGAAAACGGCATGGTCACGGCCACGGTGCCGGGCAATGTGGCCGGCACGGAACTGGGCCAGCTGAACCTCTCCAGCTTCGTCAACCCGACCGGCTTGCTGGCACTGGGCGAAAACCTGTTCCAGGAAACGGCATCGAGCGGCACGCCGACGGAAGGCCGTCCCGGCGAAGGCGCACTGGGCAAGCTCAAGCAATACGCGCTGGAAGGCTCGAACGTGCAGGTGGTCGAAGAGATGGTCGACATGATCGCTGCCCAGCGCACCTATGAAATGAACACCAAGGTGCTGTCGGCCGCCGACAATATGCTGCAATACCTGGCGCAAGCGGCACGCTGA
- a CDS encoding flagellar hook protein FlgE: MSFDIALSGIQSINQQLNSTSNNIANAGTYGFKSSRANFSAMYAGSRATGTEIGSVTQSMSLNGGVLNTGRALDAAIDGRGYFVTRDAQNTMNYSRVGIFSASSDGKLIDSNGRLVQGYASVKGSTTLGTMGDMVIPTGQIPAVASTKLAYAANMSSEWTIKAVPFNKTNELSYNSGKSSIVYDSLGAKHSLGQYFVKTATGVDVHYTFDNVDVTPVTSMTFDTSGKLVTGTTASPVLPTPPGAAAMTVAIDYTGTTQFAGEATTSTDRADGYASGTYTGVELADDGSVVAKYTNGQKQSIGVIALATFPDEGALTAVNDTSWVASTTSGTAMYDRPGVGMAGKLVTSSLEQSNVDITSELVGLMTSQRNYQANSKVISTENAMLQSLMQAL, encoded by the coding sequence ATGAGTTTCGACATCGCCCTGTCCGGTATCCAGTCCATCAACCAACAGTTGAACAGCACCAGTAACAATATCGCCAATGCCGGCACCTACGGTTTCAAGAGCAGCCGCGCCAACTTTTCGGCCATGTACGCCGGTTCGCGCGCGACGGGCACGGAAATCGGCTCGGTCACGCAAAGCATGTCGCTCAATGGTGGCGTGCTAAACACGGGCCGCGCGCTCGACGCCGCCATCGACGGCCGCGGCTACTTCGTCACGCGCGATGCGCAAAACACCATGAACTACAGCCGCGTCGGCATCTTCTCGGCCAGCAGCGACGGCAAGCTGATCGATTCGAACGGCCGCCTGGTGCAAGGCTATGCGTCGGTAAAAGGCAGCACCACCCTGGGCACCATGGGCGACATGGTCATTCCGACGGGCCAGATTCCCGCCGTGGCGTCGACCAAGCTGGCGTATGCCGCCAACATGTCGTCCGAATGGACCATCAAGGCCGTGCCCTTCAACAAGACCAACGAACTGAGCTACAACAGCGGCAAGTCCTCGATCGTCTACGATTCGCTGGGCGCCAAGCACTCGCTGGGCCAGTACTTCGTCAAGACGGCGACGGGCGTGGACGTGCACTACACCTTCGACAACGTCGACGTGACGCCGGTGACGAGCATGACGTTCGACACCTCCGGCAAGCTGGTGACGGGCACGACCGCCTCGCCAGTCCTGCCGACGCCGCCTGGCGCGGCAGCCATGACGGTCGCCATCGACTACACGGGCACCACCCAGTTCGCCGGCGAAGCAACGACCTCGACCGACCGCGCCGACGGTTATGCCTCGGGCACCTACACGGGCGTGGAACTGGCCGACGACGGCTCCGTCGTGGCGAAATACACGAATGGCCAGAAACAAAGCATCGGCGTGATCGCCCTGGCCACCTTCCCTGACGAAGGCGCACTGACCGCCGTCAACGACACCAGCTGGGTCGCTTCGACCACGTCCGGCACCGCCATGTACGACCGTCCCGGCGTCGGCATGGCCGGCAAACTGGTGACGAGCTCGCTGGAACAGTCGAACGTCGACATCACCTCCGAACTGGTGGGCCTGATGACGTCGCAGCGTAACTACCAGGCGAACTCGAAGGTCATCTCGACCGAGAACGCCATGCTGCAATCGCTGATGCAAGCGCTGTAA
- a CDS encoding rod-binding protein, translated as MININDSSSALPSALDDRSPAAATPADPRYAAKATEAAVKFEAFFISHMLRQMRSGTREMAGEDSVFKDPINSDMLEMADNLVADKMAGQRAFGIADAILRQLLPAASAPVSAKGAVKTDNIAAALNKSV; from the coding sequence ATGATCAATATCAACGACAGCAGCAGCGCCCTGCCCTCGGCGCTCGACGACCGCTCCCCCGCGGCGGCCACGCCGGCCGATCCGCGCTACGCGGCCAAGGCCACCGAGGCGGCCGTCAAGTTCGAAGCCTTCTTCATCTCGCACATGCTGCGCCAGATGCGCTCGGGCACGCGCGAGATGGCGGGCGAAGACAGCGTCTTCAAGGACCCCATCAACAGCGACATGCTGGAAATGGCCGACAATCTGGTGGCCGACAAGATGGCCGGCCAGCGCGCCTTCGGCATCGCCGACGCCATCCTGCGCCAGCTGCTGCCGGCGGCCAGCGCCCCCGTTTCAGCCAAAGGCGCTGTCAAAACCGACAATATTGCAGCGGCGCTTAATAAGTCCGTCTGA
- a CDS encoding flagellar basal body P-ring protein FlgI: MKFRSALPLAAMLAVLSGLSLPASAAQVLRNLVSIEGVRDNPLVGYGLVVGLNGSGDTTQVKFSSQSVVNMLKQFGVKMPDGAESKSKNVATVMVSAVFPPGYRRGQAIDVTVSSLGDAKSLRGGTLLLTQLRAADNETYALAQGNVVVGGLNATGKSGSSVTVNTPTSGRIPNGANIEREILSDFSTKPTVTLNLRHPHFETAINIVEAVNRRFGAVATTSDATSVEVLAPENPTQRVAFMAKLEALSIDVGADTPKVVFNSRTGTVVIAEGLRVKAAAVTHGSLKVIISESSAVSQPAPFGRGQTTVTPQSKVSVDQGNGNMFKWPAGAKLQAIIDVVNSLGASPDDIMAILQALDQAGAIEGELVVI, translated from the coding sequence ATGAAATTTCGCTCCGCCCTGCCCCTGGCAGCCATGCTCGCAGTGCTGTCCGGCCTGTCCCTGCCCGCCAGCGCCGCGCAAGTGCTGCGCAACCTGGTCAGCATCGAGGGCGTGCGCGACAACCCGCTGGTCGGTTACGGCCTCGTCGTTGGCCTGAACGGCAGTGGCGACACGACGCAGGTGAAGTTTTCCAGCCAGTCCGTGGTCAACATGCTCAAGCAGTTCGGCGTCAAGATGCCGGACGGCGCCGAATCGAAAAGCAAGAACGTCGCCACCGTCATGGTCAGCGCAGTGTTTCCGCCCGGCTACCGCCGTGGCCAGGCCATCGACGTCACCGTGTCCTCGCTGGGCGACGCGAAAAGCCTGCGCGGCGGTACTTTATTGCTGACGCAGCTGCGCGCGGCCGACAATGAAACGTATGCGCTGGCGCAAGGCAACGTCGTCGTCGGCGGCCTCAACGCCACCGGCAAGAGCGGCTCGTCCGTCACCGTCAACACGCCCACCTCGGGCCGCATTCCGAACGGCGCCAACATCGAGCGCGAAATCCTCAGCGATTTCTCCACCAAGCCGACCGTCACCCTGAACCTGCGCCACCCGCACTTCGAGACGGCCATCAACATCGTCGAAGCCGTGAACCGCCGTTTCGGCGCCGTCGCCACCACCAGCGACGCCACCAGCGTGGAAGTGCTGGCGCCGGAAAACCCGACCCAGCGCGTGGCCTTCATGGCCAAGCTCGAAGCCTTGAGCATCGACGTCGGCGCCGATACGCCGAAAGTGGTCTTCAATTCGCGCACCGGCACCGTCGTCATCGCCGAAGGCTTGCGCGTGAAGGCGGCCGCCGTCACGCACGGCTCGCTGAAGGTCATCATTTCAGAAAGTTCGGCCGTCAGCCAGCCGGCGCCGTTCGGCCGCGGCCAGACCACCGTCACGCCGCAATCGAAGGTGTCCGTCGACCAGGGCAACGGCAATATGTTCAAATGGCCGGCCGGCGCCAAGCTGCAGGCGATCATCGACGTCGTCAACAGCCTGGGCGCCTCGCCCGACGACATCATGGCAATTTTACAAGCCCTCGACCAGGCAGGCGCCATCGAAGGCGAACTGGTAGTAATTTGA
- a CDS encoding flagellar hook capping FlgD N-terminal domain-containing protein — protein sequence METNLFTNNSSGSNSGSNAVKSQSNATQDMFTKLLVAQIKNQDPLAPTDPSQFVNQLTQQAQTEAMQNLSALTSANASVLQSMQVLALGAQVGSEVMVNSDTVQLDKSKVSGSIALAAGTTKTTVTLKGVDDKEYKIELGAKSPGTVPFTIDPVALGLPAGTYKMTVTTNGTEKPSVDIAGKLNSVRLSSSGSMILSVSNLGEVNPGAITGFNGKTA from the coding sequence ATGGAAACGAATCTCTTTACAAACAACAGCAGCGGCAGCAACAGCGGCAGCAACGCCGTCAAGTCGCAAAGCAATGCCACGCAAGACATGTTCACCAAGCTGCTGGTGGCCCAGATCAAGAACCAGGATCCGCTGGCGCCGACCGACCCTAGCCAGTTCGTCAATCAGTTGACGCAGCAGGCGCAGACGGAAGCGATGCAGAACCTGTCGGCGCTGACCAGCGCCAATGCCAGCGTGCTGCAATCGATGCAGGTGCTGGCCCTGGGCGCGCAAGTCGGTTCCGAAGTGATGGTCAACAGCGACACCGTGCAGCTCGACAAGAGCAAGGTCAGCGGCAGCATCGCGCTGGCCGCCGGCACCACCAAGACCACGGTGACCCTGAAAGGCGTCGACGACAAGGAATACAAGATCGAACTGGGCGCCAAGTCGCCCGGTACCGTGCCCTTCACCATCGACCCCGTCGCGTTGGGCTTGCCTGCCGGCACCTATAAAATGACGGTCACCACCAATGGCACTGAAAAGCCGTCGGTCGACATCGCAGGCAAGCTCAACAGCGTGCGCCTGTCGTCCTCCGGCAGCATGATCTTGAGCGTGTCGAACCTGGGCGAAGTCAACCCTGGCGCGATCACCGGCTTCAACGGTAAGACGGCCTGA
- the flgB gene encoding flagellar basal body rod protein FlgB: MGINFKEALGVHADALGLRADRTRVLAANIANENTPGFQAMDMDFGSALQQLQDNEAGLLSTDDDASALYRVPFHPSRDGNTVEIGVEQAAFSQNATDFQTSLTFVNMKLRGLSKAISGQ; encoded by the coding sequence ATGGGGATTAATTTCAAGGAAGCGCTGGGCGTGCATGCCGACGCACTCGGACTACGTGCCGACCGCACGCGCGTGCTGGCAGCCAACATCGCCAATGAGAACACGCCTGGCTTCCAGGCCATGGACATGGATTTCGGCAGCGCCCTGCAGCAACTGCAGGACAATGAAGCCGGCCTGCTGTCGACCGATGACGATGCCAGCGCCCTGTACCGCGTACCTTTCCACCCCAGCCGCGACGGCAACACCGTCGAAATCGGCGTCGAACAGGCGGCATTCTCGCAGAATGCCACCGACTTCCAGACCAGCCTGACTTTCGTCAACATGAAACTGAGGGGTCTGTCCAAGGCCATCTCCGGACAATAA